A window of the Microvirga terrae genome harbors these coding sequences:
- a CDS encoding CobW family GTP-binding protein has translation MTAMTPPALIPLTILTGFLGSGKTTLLNRLLKDPALQDTVVIMNEFGEIGLDHLLVETVDEGMVLLSAGCLCCTVRGDLIATLEDLLRKRDNDRILPFKRVIIETTGLADPAPILHAVLYHPYLSLRYAVEGVVTAVDAVNGAATLDAHREAVKQAAVAERIVITKTDLVQDPDGLVRLHERLRQLNPGAALLAADAPAEAVVSGGLFGLDGKIGDVAEWLKTEAVEAAEHASHAHQHGHHHHPGQDHHHHHDVNRHDDRIRAFCLTSDQPVRQGTLDMFLDLLRSSQGAKLLRVKGLVALAEDPDHPVVIHGVQHVIHVPAVLPRWPSADRRSRLVFIVDDLERDTVERLWNAFLGRPAVDQPDAAALSDNPLSLRR, from the coding sequence GCCCTGCAGGACACGGTGGTCATCATGAACGAGTTCGGCGAGATCGGGCTCGACCATCTCCTGGTGGAGACCGTCGACGAGGGCATGGTGCTGCTCTCCGCCGGCTGTCTCTGCTGCACCGTGCGCGGCGACCTCATCGCGACCCTCGAGGACCTCCTGCGCAAGCGCGACAACGACCGCATCCTGCCGTTCAAGCGCGTGATCATCGAGACCACGGGCCTGGCCGATCCGGCGCCGATACTGCACGCGGTGCTCTACCATCCCTATCTCTCGCTGCGTTACGCCGTAGAAGGCGTGGTGACGGCGGTCGATGCGGTCAACGGCGCCGCAACCCTGGATGCGCATCGGGAAGCCGTGAAGCAGGCGGCCGTCGCCGAGCGCATCGTGATCACCAAGACCGATCTCGTTCAGGACCCGGACGGCCTCGTCCGCCTGCACGAACGGTTACGCCAGCTCAACCCGGGCGCTGCCCTTCTGGCCGCGGATGCTCCGGCCGAGGCGGTCGTCTCGGGTGGTCTCTTTGGCCTCGACGGCAAAATCGGCGACGTGGCCGAATGGCTGAAGACGGAAGCCGTGGAGGCGGCGGAGCACGCGAGCCATGCGCACCAGCACGGACATCACCATCATCCCGGGCAGGACCATCACCATCATCACGACGTGAACCGGCACGATGACAGGATCCGGGCCTTCTGCCTCACCAGCGATCAGCCGGTCCGCCAGGGCACCCTCGACATGTTCCTCGACCTTCTGCGCTCGTCCCAGGGCGCAAAGCTGTTGCGGGTGAAAGGTCTCGTGGCGCTCGCGGAGGATCCGGATCATCCGGTGGTCATCCACGGCGTCCAGCACGTAATCCACGTTCCGGCCGTTCTGCCGCGCTGGCCGAGCGCCGACCGGCGCAGCCGCCTCGTCTTCATCGTGGACGATCTGGAGCGGGACACCGTGGAGAGGCTTTGGAACGCCTTTCTCGGGCGCCCCGCCGTCGACCAGCCCGACGCGGCGGCGCTCTCCGACAATCCTCTGTCGTTGCGGAGGTGA
- a CDS encoding ABC transporter permease, producing MKTKNQLALAPWVFTIGFFVLWEVLCHALRISSFILPAPSTILLAVWEYRTQLAYHAMHTLWMTLAGFGLAVGFGLLLGMVLGSSRLINAGSYPLLVGFNSIPKVAVVPILVFWFGVGWVPPVMTAFLISFFPIVVNVATGISTVEPEMEDVLRALGASKRDIVFKVGVPRAMPYFFGSLKVAITLAYVGSVIGEQNASNVGIGNLLTRASAAFEVPFVWAALVVLAVLGVIMYAITAAVERSMTGWAQRSQMAA from the coding sequence ATGAAAACCAAGAACCAGCTCGCTCTCGCCCCTTGGGTCTTCACCATCGGCTTCTTCGTGCTCTGGGAGGTTCTCTGCCACGCCCTGAGGATCTCGAGCTTCATCCTGCCCGCGCCCTCCACGATTCTGCTCGCCGTATGGGAGTATCGGACCCAGCTCGCCTATCACGCCATGCACACCCTCTGGATGACGCTGGCGGGCTTCGGCCTCGCGGTGGGATTCGGCCTGCTGCTCGGCATGGTGCTGGGCTCCTCGCGACTCATCAATGCCGGCTCGTACCCGCTGCTCGTGGGCTTCAACTCGATCCCCAAGGTCGCCGTGGTGCCCATCCTGGTGTTCTGGTTCGGCGTCGGCTGGGTGCCGCCGGTGATGACCGCCTTCCTGATCTCGTTCTTTCCCATCGTGGTGAACGTCGCAACGGGCATTTCGACGGTGGAGCCCGAAATGGAGGACGTGCTGCGGGCGCTCGGGGCCTCGAAGCGCGACATCGTATTCAAGGTCGGCGTGCCCCGGGCCATGCCGTATTTCTTCGGCTCGCTCAAGGTGGCGATCACGCTCGCCTATGTTGGTTCCGTCATCGGCGAGCAGAACGCGTCCAATGTCGGCATCGGCAACCTGCTCACCCGCGCATCCGCCGCCTTCGAGGTGCCCTTCGTCTGGGCCGCCCTCGTGGTCCTGGCGGTTCTCGGCGTCATCATGTACGCGATCACGGCCGCCGTGGAGCGCTCGATGACCGGCTGGGCCCAGCGCTCACAGATGGCGGCCTAG
- a CDS encoding ABC transporter ATP-binding protein produces the protein MKPFVDIHDVTHVYARAEDGLPAVRNLNLKVGEGEFAAIVGPSGCGKSTLMKLATGLQFPREGTVIVDGKQVGAPVKLAGMAFQNPTMLPWRTTLDNILLPLEIVEPHRSRLRRHKAEYVGKAESLLAQVGLTGQGHKFPWQLSGGMQQRASLCRALIHEPKLLMLDEPFGALDSFTREELWCVMRDLHAAQKVTIILVTHDLREAAFLADRIFCMSARPGRIVAEKEVPFPRPRDLEITYTPEFSELVHELRGHIAKARQAA, from the coding sequence ATGAAACCCTTCGTCGATATCCATGACGTCACCCACGTCTATGCCCGGGCCGAGGACGGCCTGCCCGCGGTCCGGAACCTGAATCTCAAGGTCGGCGAGGGCGAGTTCGCCGCCATCGTCGGCCCCTCGGGCTGCGGCAAGTCCACCCTCATGAAGCTCGCCACCGGGCTGCAGTTTCCCCGCGAGGGAACGGTGATCGTCGATGGCAAGCAGGTGGGAGCTCCCGTCAAGCTTGCCGGCATGGCCTTCCAGAACCCTACCATGCTGCCCTGGCGGACGACGCTCGACAACATCCTCCTGCCGCTCGAGATCGTCGAGCCACACCGCTCGCGGCTGCGCCGCCACAAGGCGGAGTACGTGGGGAAGGCCGAAAGCCTGCTCGCCCAGGTAGGCCTGACTGGGCAGGGGCACAAATTTCCCTGGCAGCTCTCGGGCGGCATGCAGCAGCGGGCCTCTCTGTGCCGCGCCCTGATCCACGAGCCGAAGCTCCTGATGCTCGACGAGCCCTTCGGCGCCCTCGACAGCTTCACCCGCGAGGAGTTGTGGTGCGTGATGCGCGATCTCCACGCGGCCCAGAAGGTCACGATCATTCTCGTCACCCACGACCTGCGCGAGGCCGCGTTCCTAGCGGACCGGATCTTCTGCATGAGCGCCCGGCCGGGCCGGATCGTCGCCGAGAAGGAGGTGCCGTTTCCACGGCCGCGCGATCTCGAAATCACCTATACGCCGGAATTCTCCGAACTTGTCCATGAACTGCGTGGCCACATTGCGAAGGCGCGTCAGGCGGCGTGA
- a CDS encoding ABC transporter substrate-binding protein codes for MFADRSTKARWITGMLAGAAVLLGSASAQAQTPVRFSLDWRWEGPAAPFAVAIDKGYFKAEGLDVTIDPAAGSREPISRVASGTYDAGFGDVNSLVRFRDENPGADIKAVMVIYDRPPFALIGRKSRGITKEVSSLQGKKLGAPAADGAYAQWPIFKAVNKIDDSTMKFENVGFPVREPMLAQGEVDAVFGFSMSSYINLKSRGVPADDIVVMLMSDYGVDLYGNTIIVSQKFAQEKPEAVKGLLRAIMKGVQDTVKDPSSAVDSVIKRNDVAKKDVELERLKMVLEQNMITPWVKENGFGGIDKERFAKALDQIGLTFTYKNKPEVGAVFTEEFLPAADQRKVN; via the coding sequence ATGTTTGCGGATCGTTCGACCAAGGCGAGGTGGATCACGGGGATGCTGGCCGGCGCGGCCGTGCTCCTCGGATCCGCGTCCGCCCAGGCCCAGACGCCGGTGAGGTTTTCGCTGGACTGGCGCTGGGAGGGGCCGGCGGCCCCCTTCGCAGTTGCGATCGACAAGGGCTACTTCAAGGCCGAGGGGCTCGACGTGACCATCGATCCGGCGGCAGGCTCGCGCGAGCCGATCTCGCGCGTGGCGTCCGGCACGTATGACGCGGGCTTCGGCGACGTGAATTCCCTCGTGCGCTTTCGCGACGAGAATCCGGGTGCCGACATCAAGGCCGTGATGGTGATCTACGATCGTCCCCCCTTCGCGCTCATCGGGCGCAAGAGCCGCGGCATCACCAAGGAGGTGTCGAGCCTGCAGGGCAAGAAGTTGGGCGCCCCGGCGGCGGACGGCGCCTATGCGCAATGGCCGATCTTCAAGGCGGTCAACAAGATCGACGATTCCACCATGAAGTTCGAGAACGTGGGCTTCCCGGTCCGCGAGCCGATGCTGGCGCAAGGAGAGGTCGACGCGGTGTTCGGCTTCTCCATGTCGTCCTACATCAACCTGAAATCGCGCGGTGTCCCGGCGGACGACATCGTCGTGATGCTCATGAGCGATTACGGCGTCGATCTCTACGGCAACACCATCATCGTGTCGCAGAAATTCGCCCAGGAGAAGCCGGAGGCCGTCAAGGGCCTCCTGCGCGCGATCATGAAGGGCGTGCAGGACACGGTGAAGGATCCCTCGAGCGCGGTCGATTCGGTCATCAAGCGCAACGACGTGGCCAAGAAGGACGTGGAACTCGAACGCCTCAAGATGGTGCTCGAGCAGAACATGATCACCCCTTGGGTCAAGGAGAACGGCTTCGGCGGCATCGACAAGGAGCGCTTCGCCAAGGCCCTCGACCAGATCGGCCTGACCTTCACCTACAAGAACAAACCTGAAGTCGGCGCCGTGTTCACGGAGGAGTTCTTGCCCGCCGCTGACCAGCGCAAAGTGAACTGA